Proteins from one Homalodisca vitripennis isolate AUS2020 chromosome 3, UT_GWSS_2.1, whole genome shotgun sequence genomic window:
- the LOC124358770 gene encoding protein krueppel-like — MALSVLPDTAPKKGLTAMALHHSLLKDTHNHGHGDTADSKSSPSRDVGFPSVLTPSHLFPSFMSPLALHASLATNPGLFNPFGWPPTPSPTNHVSSSSYPVKTPVAKKRKKKEDSEAAPLSPPTSGSSPQSNGSGQDVVTSAKTSAEKQESREKVFTCGICNRSFGYKHVLQNHERTHTGEKPFQCTQCHKRFTRDHHLKTHMRLHTGEKPYHCTHCDRHFVQVANLRRHLRVHTGERPYACELCASRFSDSNQLKAHMLIHKGEKPFHCVLCDGKFRRRHHLMHHKCQGKDQDCLDLFNPPVYVEQRFTPSPCQDLEDMEDVEEEEEEDDHSVLAHNNNSTKKIRERKSKSVIRYQRPPQILPISMDLPEQTEPEDLSMSSHRNNNNNNSNSDSPHSSPHSDVDEHLQYVHPKFRKYLTS; from the coding sequence GTCTGACTGCGATGGCTCTCCACCATTCTCTGCTGAAAGACACCCACAATCACGGTCACGGCGATACTGCAGACTCCAAGTCTTCGCCCTCCAGAGATGTTGGCTTCCCCAGCGTGTTGACCCCCAGCCACTTGTTCCCGAGCTTCATGAGTCCCCTGGCCCTGCACGCCAGCCTGGCCACCAACCCGGGTCTCTTCAATCCCTTCGGGTGGCCACCGACTCCTTCGCCCACCAACCACGTCTCCAGCAGCTCCTATCCCGTTAAAACTCCGGTGGCAAAGAAGAGGAAGAAAAAGGAGGACTCCGAAGCGGCCCCTCTGTCACCCCCTACGTCCGGGTCCTCGCCCCAGTCGAACGGCTCCGGCCAAGACGTCGTCACCAGTGCAAAGACCAGCGCGGAAAAACAGGAAAGTAGGGAGAAGGTGTTTACTTGCGGAATATGTAACAGATCTTTCGGTTATAAGCACGTTTTACAAAATCACGAAAGGACTCATACCGGGGAGAAACCGTTCCAGTGTACCCAGTGCCACAAGAGGTTCACGAGGGACCACCACCTCAAGACACACATGCGACTACACACAGGAGAGAAGCCCTACCACTGTACACACTGCGACAGACACTTCGTACAAGTGGCGAACCTCCGGAGACACCTCCGCGTGCACACCGGCGAGCGCCCTTACGCTTGTGAGCTGTGCGCCTCCAGGTTCAGCGACAGCAACCAACTCAAGGCACACATGCTCATACACAAGGGCGAGAAGCCGTTCCACTGCGTCCTCTGCGACGGTAAGTTCCGGCGACGACACCACCTCATGCACCACAAGTGTCAGGGCAAAGACCAGGACTGTCTGGACCTGTTCAACCCTCCGGTGTACGTGGAACAGAGATTCACTCCCAGCCCCTGCCAGGACTTAGAGGACATGGAAGATGTCGAGGAGGAAGAGGAAGAGGATGACCATTCCGTCCTCGCCCACAACAACAACTCCACGAAGAAGATAAGGGAGAGAAAGTCCAAGTCTGTGATCCGATACCAAAGACCGCCCCAGATCCTCCCCATCTCCATGGATCTACCCGAGCAGACGGAACCAGAAGACCTCTCCATGTCTTCCCACcgcaataacaacaataataactcCAACTCCGACTCTCCACACTCATCTCCGCACTCGGACGTCGATGAGCACCTCCAATACGTGCATCCAAAGTTCAGGAAGTACCTCACCTCCTAG